A genomic window from Bdellovibrio sp. SKB1291214 includes:
- a CDS encoding N-acetylmuramoyl-L-alanine amidase family protein — MKQILCALIAGVWVTPALASFHIVLDPGHGGVDKGAVYNSIREADLVLTVAQRLQTLLKEHPEFTITMTREKDRAITLPERVKMAEEANADLYVSLHANAALDQRAKGVEFFFQNNMPVDEDSLYLANQENQAILNARDIHTISGGDELSKKGDIAAIVEDMRRQNRMFSSLRLTKALTTIWENDENAMQATIKQAPFYVISKTSMPAVLIEIGFISNPREAKRLQQKDYQKDLAQKIYNALVSYKEKMDNSSAKNLN, encoded by the coding sequence ATGAAACAAATATTATGTGCCCTAATCGCAGGGGTTTGGGTAACGCCTGCCTTGGCTTCGTTCCATATCGTACTTGATCCCGGTCACGGGGGTGTCGATAAAGGAGCGGTTTACAATTCTATTAGAGAGGCTGACCTTGTCCTTACCGTCGCGCAAAGACTGCAAACTCTTTTAAAAGAACATCCTGAATTTACGATCACCATGACTCGCGAAAAAGACCGCGCCATCACCCTCCCCGAGCGAGTCAAAATGGCTGAAGAAGCTAACGCCGATCTTTACGTAAGCCTTCACGCCAACGCAGCCCTTGATCAACGCGCAAAAGGTGTCGAATTTTTCTTTCAAAACAATATGCCTGTTGATGAAGACAGTTTGTATCTGGCGAATCAAGAAAACCAAGCCATCTTAAATGCCCGCGATATTCACACGATTTCTGGAGGCGACGAGCTTTCAAAAAAGGGAGACATCGCTGCGATTGTTGAAGATATGCGTCGCCAGAATCGCATGTTTTCCTCATTACGCTTAACAAAGGCGTTAACGACAATTTGGGAAAACGACGAAAACGCCATGCAGGCAACCATCAAACAAGCTCCGTTTTATGTTATTTCGAAGACGTCGATGCCGGCTGTATTAATTGAGATTGGCTTCATTTCCAATCCCCGCGAGGCCAAACGCCTGCAACAGAAGGATTATCAAAAAGATTTAGCTCAAAAAATCTATAACGCCCTCGTCTCATACAAAGAAAAGATGGACAATTCGTCAGCTAAGAACTTAAATTAG
- the rph gene encoding ribonuclease PH has protein sequence MRSDGRLFDQLRNIKITPNVAEYAEGSALVEFGKTKVLCTASYEPKAPQWLSGTGAGWVTAEYGMLPRSTHTRIKRDKAANSGRTQEISRLIGRSLRAAVDLKLLGEKQITIDCDVLNADGGTRTASVTGGYVALALALKKLAAVSEIKANPLINYVSAISVGLHNDNILLDLNYDEDSAIGTDMNFVMTDKGTFIEVQGTAEHMPFNRQQLNKMMDVAEKGCRELFIHQAAIIGETYRLAGV, from the coding sequence ATGCGCAGCGATGGCCGTCTGTTTGATCAATTAAGAAATATCAAAATTACTCCAAACGTGGCTGAGTACGCTGAAGGTTCTGCTTTGGTGGAATTCGGTAAAACGAAAGTTCTGTGCACAGCTTCCTACGAACCGAAAGCTCCCCAATGGTTGTCAGGCACCGGTGCGGGCTGGGTGACTGCAGAATACGGTATGCTTCCGCGTTCTACTCACACACGTATTAAACGCGACAAAGCAGCAAACAGCGGTCGGACCCAAGAAATCTCTCGCTTGATTGGTCGCTCTCTTCGTGCTGCTGTTGACTTGAAACTTTTGGGCGAAAAACAAATCACGATCGACTGCGATGTTTTAAATGCAGATGGTGGGACACGCACTGCTTCTGTAACAGGTGGTTACGTGGCATTGGCCCTTGCTCTTAAAAAGCTTGCTGCCGTTTCTGAAATCAAAGCTAATCCCTTGATCAATTACGTTTCTGCGATCAGCGTAGGACTTCACAATGACAATATCCTATTGGATTTGAACTATGACGAAGACAGCGCCATCGGAACTGACATGAACTTTGTTATGACTGACAAAGGCACGTTCATCGAAGTTCAAGGCACAGCAGAACACATGCCCTTCAACCGTCAGCAATTGAACAAGATGATGGATGTCGCTGAAAAAGGTTGCCGCGAGTTGTTCATTCACCAGGCTGCGATCATCGGCGAAACATACCGTTTGGCGGGCGTTTAA
- the rdgB gene encoding RdgB/HAM1 family non-canonical purine NTP pyrophosphatase, producing MELWIATGNKGKLTEFRILLNEVVDLQLHHQGEIASFTPRPEDGKTFLDNARIKSKTLRAVKNNVWVLGEDAGLEVEGLNNLPGIHSARYAGPKASDSENVAKLLKMMTLKPMANKNAKFVCTTVVYTPTGEEWVFTGELKGTIASKPAGLHGFGYDPVFIPEGQTQTLAELGNGFKAQHSHRSQAVKQFLEKLKQTGNI from the coding sequence ATGGAACTTTGGATTGCAACTGGCAATAAAGGTAAATTGACTGAATTCCGTATTCTTTTAAATGAAGTGGTTGATTTGCAACTTCACCATCAAGGGGAAATCGCATCCTTCACTCCTCGCCCAGAAGATGGCAAAACATTTCTAGACAACGCCCGCATCAAATCTAAAACTTTGCGGGCCGTAAAAAACAATGTCTGGGTTTTGGGAGAGGACGCTGGTCTTGAAGTGGAAGGCCTCAACAATCTTCCCGGTATTCATTCTGCTCGTTATGCAGGCCCTAAAGCTTCTGACAGCGAAAATGTGGCAAAACTTCTGAAAATGATGACGCTAAAGCCGATGGCAAACAAGAACGCGAAGTTCGTTTGCACAACTGTAGTTTACACTCCAACTGGCGAAGAATGGGTTTTCACAGGTGAACTGAAAGGTACGATCGCTAGCAAACCCGCAGGTCTTCATGGTTTTGGTTATGACCCTGTGTTCATCCCAGAAGGACAAACGCAAACATTGGCAGAGCTTGGCAATGGTTTTAAAGCTCAGCACTCTCACCGCTCGCAAGCAGTGAAACAATTCCTAGAAAAATTAAAGCAAACGGGCAATATCTAA